The following are encoded in a window of Sminthopsis crassicaudata isolate SCR6 chromosome 5, ASM4859323v1, whole genome shotgun sequence genomic DNA:
- the BTG1 gene encoding protein BTG1 yields the protein MHPFYSRAATMIREIAAAVAFISKFLRTKGLTSERQLQTFSQSLQELLAEHYKHHWFPEKPCKGSGYRCIRINHKMDPLIGQAAQRIGLSSQELFRLLPSELTLWVDPYEVSYRIGEDGSICVLYEASPAGGSTQNSNNMQMVDSRISCKEELLLGRTSPSKNYNMMTVSG from the exons ATGCATCCCTTCTACAGCCGGGCCGCCACCATGATCCGCGAGATCGCCGCCGCCGTGGCCTTCATCTCCAAGTTCCTCCGCACCAAGGGGCTCACGAGCGAGCGGCAGCTGCAGACCTTCAGCCAGAGCCTGCAGGAGCTGCTGGCAG AACATTATAAACATCACTGGTTCCCAGAAAAACCCTGCAAGGGATCAGGTTACCGTTGTATTCGCATCAACCATAAAATGGATCCTCTGATCGGACAGGCCGCACAGCGGATTGGACTGAGCAGTCAGGAGCTGTTCCGGCTTCTTCCAAGCGAACTCACACTCTGGGTGGACCCTTATGAAGTGTCTTACCGTATCGGAGAGGATGGCTCGATCTGTGTGTTGTACGAAGCCTCGCCAGCAGGAGGTAGCACTCAGAATAGCAACAACATGCAAATGGTAGACAGCAGAATCAGCTGTAAGGAGGAACTTCTCTTGGGCAGAACTAGCCCTTCCAAAAACTACAATATGATGACTGTATCAGGTTAA